One Eubacteriales bacterium mix99 genomic window carries:
- a CDS encoding DUF4855 domain-containing protein: MTYFQPGRKDYNYMKQFILVGGKAKDTWGKDAFSRYVTHLDADGQTDDWMFDTFAFWHNQSPRGGSLYSDINIGTTRTGEGNFFAVPVPNPGNREDWLSVLDWYFAPDVFAHALDEVIDQAEQKLGKRDHKVNLVITIPYPGPLQTQFGEIGGQNLNFTTKGQNLDQATRQRLTACVWFVEEVIRRFQQENFRHLNLLGFYWTFETVYRSWDMDDHWLLRELHRELGKRNMKFFWIPFWSSYNVHLLDDYQNYYFDCAFLQPNYMFYQNITDVKEAAQAARQRNAGIEMEFYAARNEPAEVKKERLRRFERYLSGGVEFGYMKDSACAWFDGGRAIYRLYRNPDPMEGQIYDKIYRFTKGTYEPAGGTCIQEKR, encoded by the coding sequence ATGACATATTTTCAACCTGGCAGAAAAGATTATAATTATATGAAGCAATTTATTCTGGTAGGCGGCAAGGCCAAAGATACCTGGGGGAAAGATGCCTTTTCGCGGTATGTCACCCACCTGGATGCAGACGGTCAGACCGATGACTGGATGTTTGACACCTTTGCCTTCTGGCATAACCAATCCCCCCGTGGAGGATCCCTGTATTCCGATATCAATATCGGAACCACCCGGACCGGGGAAGGCAACTTTTTTGCCGTCCCGGTGCCGAACCCCGGGAACCGGGAAGACTGGCTTTCTGTCCTGGACTGGTATTTTGCACCGGATGTCTTTGCCCATGCGCTGGATGAGGTAATCGACCAGGCGGAGCAAAAACTCGGGAAACGGGATCACAAGGTGAACCTGGTGATTACCATACCCTATCCGGGCCCTCTTCAGACACAGTTCGGGGAAATCGGCGGGCAAAATTTGAACTTCACGACAAAAGGTCAGAATCTGGACCAGGCTACAAGGCAGCGTCTGACGGCCTGTGTCTGGTTTGTGGAGGAAGTGATCCGGCGCTTTCAGCAGGAGAACTTCCGGCATCTGAATCTTCTTGGATTTTACTGGACTTTCGAGACGGTTTACCGAAGCTGGGATATGGATGATCACTGGCTTCTCAGGGAACTGCACCGGGAACTGGGAAAGAGGAACATGAAGTTTTTCTGGATCCCCTTCTGGAGCTCCTATAATGTGCATTTACTGGACGATTATCAGAATTACTACTTTGATTGTGCCTTTTTGCAGCCGAACTATATGTTCTATCAGAATATAACGGATGTGAAGGAGGCAGCTCAGGCTGCCAGGCAGCGGAATGCAGGCATTGAGATGGAGTTTTACGCTGCCCGGAATGAGCCGGCGGAAGTAAAAAAGGAACGTTTGCGGAGATTTGAAAGGTATTTGTCCGGTGGTGTCGAATTTGGATATATGAAGGATTCTGCCTGCGCGTGGTTTGATGGTGGAAGGGCCATTTATCGCCTGTATAGGAATCCGGATCCGATGGAAGGGCAGATCTATGACAAAATATACCGCTTTACAAAAGGAACGTATGAACCGGCAGGCGGAACGTGCATACAGGAGAAAAGATAA
- a CDS encoding carbohydrate ABC transporter permease, which translates to MSDKNEKSFAVKRTTRVNTGYHILLIFIALIMVVPFIWTLSTSLKGQNETVFSFPPQFIPGHPTFDNYKVVWNTLPIGRYLVNSLVLAVFGVGLPVILCSMAAFPLARMNFRGKNFIFMIIMGTMMIPGEVTMIPVYLIINKLGLMGNYAGIILPAAVPAMSVFLMRQGLLGIPKEMEESAIIDGAKVWQIFLHIMLPMVKPTLATMSILNFIGAWNNFLWPLLILEDPNTYPLTLGLYKLQGTFVANTRMIAAGAIIALVPILAVFIFFQKYFIDAAYSSVIKG; encoded by the coding sequence ATGAGCGATAAGAACGAAAAATCATTTGCGGTCAAACGGACTACCCGGGTGAATACCGGATATCACATTCTGTTGATATTCATCGCCCTGATCATGGTGGTACCCTTTATCTGGACCCTTTCGACTTCGTTGAAGGGGCAGAATGAGACAGTGTTCTCTTTTCCCCCTCAGTTTATCCCCGGACATCCTACATTTGATAATTATAAGGTTGTGTGGAACACACTGCCCATCGGCAGATACCTTGTTAACAGCCTTGTTCTGGCTGTCTTTGGGGTTGGCCTGCCCGTGATTTTGTGCTCCATGGCGGCTTTCCCGCTGGCGCGCATGAATTTCAGGGGGAAGAATTTTATTTTCATGATCATCATGGGGACCATGATGATTCCCGGAGAAGTAACCATGATCCCGGTTTACCTGATCATCAACAAGCTGGGCCTGATGGGGAACTATGCGGGCATTATCCTGCCGGCTGCGGTCCCTGCCATGAGTGTCTTTTTAATGCGTCAGGGACTTCTTGGCATTCCGAAGGAGATGGAGGAGTCCGCAATTATTGACGGAGCAAAGGTATGGCAGATATTTCTGCATATTATGCTTCCCATGGTAAAGCCCACACTGGCCACCATGTCCATCCTGAATTTTATCGGTGCCTGGAATAACTTCCTGTGGCCGCTTTTGATACTGGAGGATCCCAATACCTATCCCCTGACCCTTGGGCTGTATAAACTGCAGGGAACCTTTGTGGCTAATACGAGAATGATCGCAGCAGGTGCCATCATAGCATTGGTGCCGATTCTGGCGGTATTTATTTTCTTCCAGAAATACTTTATTGATGCGGCTTATTCCAGCGTGATCAAGGGCTGA
- a CDS encoding sugar ABC transporter permease — MYKAHHAWLFLAIPGILLLIFTVIPTVAALFLSFTNYNVFSPVDWVGLANYKQLIHDSNFWSAMKNTLTYWVLVTPALTILSIFLAVLVNRKMKGVSVYRLIYYFPVLVSVVVTAMLWKWMFQEDGIMNYLLSIFNIAPAKWLTSKSMVMPSLAIVTIWQGLGYYMLFYLAGLQSISEELYEAADLEGAGFWKKQFYITFPLLRPVIFFVVVVSTMSAFKEFTMMLTMTKGGPIGSSKTVVYMIYEKAFEQLDMGYASAISFALFLIILVLTLINQKFLDKDNQA, encoded by the coding sequence ATGTATAAAGCACATCATGCATGGTTATTTCTTGCAATCCCCGGTATCCTGTTATTGATATTTACCGTCATTCCAACTGTGGCAGCGTTGTTCCTGAGCTTTACGAACTACAATGTATTTTCACCGGTTGATTGGGTCGGGCTTGCAAATTACAAACAATTGATACACGACTCCAATTTCTGGAGTGCTATGAAAAACACCCTGACGTATTGGGTGCTGGTTACACCGGCACTTACGATCCTTTCCATTTTTCTTGCCGTACTGGTGAATCGAAAAATGAAAGGCGTTTCCGTGTATCGGCTTATCTATTACTTCCCGGTCCTTGTTTCCGTGGTTGTCACCGCAATGCTGTGGAAATGGATGTTCCAGGAAGACGGAATCATGAACTACCTTTTGAGTATTTTCAACATTGCCCCGGCAAAATGGCTGACCAGCAAATCCATGGTAATGCCAAGCCTGGCGATCGTTACCATATGGCAGGGGCTGGGGTATTATATGCTGTTTTATCTGGCCGGGCTGCAGTCGATTTCGGAAGAATTATACGAAGCCGCAGACCTGGAAGGAGCCGGCTTCTGGAAAAAGCAGTTTTACATTACCTTTCCGCTGCTGCGGCCGGTTATCTTCTTTGTGGTTGTCGTCTCCACCATGTCAGCGTTCAAGGAATTTACAATGATGCTGACTATGACAAAGGGCGGTCCCATCGGTTCTTCCAAGACGGTTGTGTACATGATTTATGAAAAGGCTTTTGAACAGCTTGACATGGGATATGCAAGTGCCATTTCCTTTGCACTGTTTCTGATTATTCTGGTCCTGACCCTTATCAATCAAAAGTTTCTTGATAAGGACAATCAAGCATAA
- a CDS encoding sugar ABC transporter substrate-binding protein, with protein sequence MKKKIALLLSLVMIVGLFAACGSGTKSGKGNGSAKGGKITFWTLSLSPTFDDYLHGVIKDFESQHAGVKVNWQDVPFDQAEQRTLTAASGGNLADVINLNTDFMKKLAAKGALVDMDKAAADVKDDYFEGAWQAGKVGDTAYALPWYLTSGGLIYNPEILKKAGFDAPPKTDEEAWKMSEVIHEKTGAYGSMLSSVHIYLPSNGVPIVAKDGKKAAFNTPRALEIFKFLKQEYDKGLIPDEVVLDQVNVPEWYAQEKLAWWGTGPQLFRQVKDLSPEVYNKSDAAAAIVGSVGRRSMAVMNIAVSSKSRHQKEAVEFAKFITNADNQLKFSKTTPVLPSVKKAAEDEFFTKGADSHDVAEKGRYYSAKQLGSSYDMLAPVENVTQINKVINEEYRKVLLEDKNPQKALDDAEAAVNKLLK encoded by the coding sequence ATGAAGAAGAAGATAGCTTTATTGCTGAGTCTTGTGATGATTGTCGGTCTTTTCGCAGCCTGCGGCAGCGGCACGAAATCCGGAAAAGGCAACGGGAGTGCGAAAGGCGGCAAAATTACGTTCTGGACATTGTCTCTCAGCCCCACATTTGATGATTATCTGCACGGGGTGATCAAGGACTTTGAGAGCCAGCATGCCGGAGTAAAGGTAAACTGGCAGGATGTCCCGTTTGATCAGGCAGAGCAGAGGACACTGACTGCCGCATCCGGAGGAAATCTGGCGGATGTGATCAATCTGAACACGGACTTTATGAAAAAGCTTGCTGCAAAGGGAGCCCTGGTGGATATGGACAAGGCTGCCGCAGATGTGAAGGATGATTATTTTGAGGGCGCATGGCAGGCAGGAAAAGTCGGCGATACCGCCTATGCGCTTCCCTGGTATCTGACAAGCGGAGGTCTGATCTATAACCCGGAGATATTAAAGAAAGCCGGATTTGATGCTCCTCCGAAGACCGATGAGGAAGCATGGAAGATGTCCGAAGTCATCCATGAGAAAACCGGAGCGTATGGATCCATGCTTTCCTCGGTACACATTTATCTTCCTTCCAATGGGGTGCCCATTGTAGCGAAAGACGGAAAAAAAGCAGCATTCAACACCCCGAGGGCATTGGAAATTTTCAAGTTTCTCAAGCAGGAATACGACAAGGGCCTGATTCCGGATGAAGTGGTGCTGGATCAGGTGAACGTGCCGGAATGGTACGCACAGGAAAAGCTGGCCTGGTGGGGCACAGGGCCTCAGTTGTTCCGACAGGTCAAGGATTTGTCCCCGGAAGTTTATAACAAGTCCGATGCGGCTGCTGCCATAGTGGGATCCGTAGGCAGACGCAGTATGGCAGTCATGAATATCGCAGTTTCGTCCAAGAGCAGGCATCAGAAGGAAGCGGTGGAATTCGCCAAGTTCATTACCAACGCGGATAATCAGCTGAAGTTCTCCAAGACGACTCCGGTGCTGCCTTCCGTTAAGAAAGCAGCGGAGGATGAATTCTTTACAAAGGGAGCCGACTCACACGATGTGGCGGAAAAGGGCAGGTACTATTCCGCAAAACAGCTTGGAAGCTCCTATGATATGCTTGCACCTGTGGAAAATGTGACGCAGATCAACAAGGTGATCAACGAAGAGTACCGAAAGGTACTGCTGGAAGACAAGAACCCGCAGAAAGCATTGGATGATGCGGAAGCAGCGGTCAACAAATTGTTAAAGTAA
- a CDS encoding response regulator transcription factor, with translation MNNNWNNRTILVIEDDKYISHFIDLSLTKEGYHVLTAETAAEGMFLFSSYRPDIVLLDLGLPDKDGVDLLRELRAFSDAPVLVVSARGQEKEKIAALDMGANDYITKPFHMGELTARIRVAERSLQKAGGNNAGETTFTCDWLTVDYEKRKVLVDGREIHLTPTEYKILLLLIANKGKVLTHNYIIRQIWGYEGGDSKSVRVFMASLRRKLEKDTVHPRFLLTEVGVGYRFADE, from the coding sequence ATGAATAATAATTGGAATAATCGGACGATCCTTGTGATAGAGGATGATAAATATATTTCTCATTTTATTGACCTTTCCCTTACAAAAGAAGGATACCATGTTTTGACTGCAGAAACGGCTGCGGAAGGAATGTTTCTGTTTTCCTCTTACCGGCCTGATATTGTCCTGCTGGATCTCGGCCTGCCGGACAAGGATGGCGTGGATCTGCTTCGGGAACTCAGGGCATTTTCCGATGCTCCGGTTCTTGTTGTTTCCGCGCGTGGTCAGGAAAAAGAAAAGATTGCAGCGCTGGACATGGGAGCAAATGACTACATCACAAAACCTTTTCATATGGGCGAGTTGACAGCCCGCATCCGCGTGGCGGAACGATCTTTGCAAAAGGCCGGAGGCAATAATGCGGGAGAAACGACGTTTACCTGTGATTGGCTTACGGTGGATTATGAAAAACGCAAGGTCCTTGTGGACGGCAGGGAAATTCATCTGACCCCGACGGAATACAAAATCCTGCTTTTACTGATTGCAAACAAGGGCAAGGTGCTTACCCATAACTATATTATCCGGCAGATATGGGGCTATGAAGGCGGCGACAGCAAAAGTGTGCGGGTCTTTATGGCCAGTCTTCGCCGTAAGCTGGAAAAAGATACGGTTCATCCGCGCTTTTTACTGACCGAAGTAGGCGTTGGATACCGCTTTGCCGATGAATAG
- a CDS encoding ATP-binding protein, with translation MAVGGCDTLKNAVKTVLIMCLVTVLSIFTGHMGVENESTIMIFLLGVLFTAVLTSSRRWAICAALLCALLFNFLFTRPLYSFLIYGTNDLMLLVFFLITGIVSGTVTSRLQNEMGLAGQNEHTARILYRIASGFLSASGRENVVKKAELLLKEYTQLGGTIHLDLKESGKGFEINGGNGTLGILEIRDGEPDNSQLLIVNAICRQLGIALERERLVADREKIRLAMEREQQRSIFLRSVAHDLRSPLTAISGAGNLLADSYDILSESERRKLAVDISEEIVWLTGLVENILSMTRISAKKLVLHKQDEVIDDVVGEAVKQTERLLRNRHFEVKLPDDVVTVPMDGKLIAQVMINLLENAARYTPPDSAISLTVEVGQHLTVSVADTGEGIPDAIRSRLFERYVTQEKEIVDGHKGLGLGLSICKAIVEAHGGQISVMDNVPKGSVFTFTLPMEENL, from the coding sequence ATGGCAGTAGGAGGATGCGATACGCTGAAAAATGCAGTGAAAACAGTTTTAATCATGTGTCTGGTTACGGTTTTATCGATTTTCACCGGACATATGGGTGTGGAAAACGAGAGTACTATCATGATATTTCTGCTCGGCGTCCTGTTTACGGCGGTGCTAACCAGCAGTCGGAGATGGGCAATCTGTGCGGCGCTTCTTTGCGCCCTGCTGTTTAATTTCCTGTTTACACGGCCTCTTTATTCGTTTCTTATATATGGAACGAACGATTTGATGCTGCTTGTGTTTTTTTTGATTACGGGCATTGTGTCAGGTACAGTTACCTCCAGATTGCAGAACGAAATGGGGCTGGCAGGGCAAAATGAGCACACTGCCAGGATCCTTTACCGGATCGCTTCAGGATTTTTGTCCGCCAGCGGCAGGGAAAACGTTGTAAAAAAGGCGGAGCTCCTTTTAAAGGAATACACGCAACTGGGTGGTACGATTCACCTGGATTTGAAGGAATCCGGAAAAGGCTTTGAAATCAACGGCGGTAACGGTACGCTGGGAATACTGGAAATCAGGGACGGAGAACCGGACAACAGCCAGCTTTTGATTGTAAATGCCATCTGCAGGCAGCTTGGTATTGCACTGGAACGGGAAAGACTTGTAGCCGACCGGGAAAAAATACGACTGGCAATGGAGCGGGAGCAGCAGCGCAGCATCTTTCTCCGCTCCGTGGCACACGATCTCAGGAGTCCGCTGACGGCGATTTCCGGAGCCGGGAATCTGCTGGCGGATAGCTACGATATCCTTTCCGAGTCGGAACGCAGGAAGCTTGCTGTCGATATCAGCGAGGAAATTGTATGGCTTACCGGTCTCGTGGAAAATATTCTCAGCATGACCCGCATCAGCGCAAAAAAGCTGGTGCTGCACAAACAGGATGAAGTAATTGATGATGTGGTTGGGGAAGCTGTGAAGCAGACGGAGCGGCTGTTGCGCAACCGGCATTTTGAGGTAAAGTTGCCTGACGATGTGGTGACAGTACCGATGGATGGGAAGCTGATCGCGCAGGTGATGATCAATCTCTTGGAAAATGCCGCCCGCTATACGCCGCCTGACAGCGCCATTTCGCTGACCGTGGAAGTCGGACAGCATCTGACTGTTTCTGTAGCGGATACCGGAGAGGGTATCCCCGATGCGATCCGCAGTCGCTTGTTTGAGCGTTATGTGACGCAGGAGAAGGAAATTGTGGATGGACACAAGGGCCTGGGGCTGGGTCTCTCCATATGCAAGGCCATTGTGGAAGCTCATGGCGGGCAAATCTCTGTGATGGACAATGTTCCCAAAGGTTCTGTTTTTACATTTACGCTGCCCATGGAGGAAAATCTATGA
- a CDS encoding NAD-binding protein yields the protein MILFLIIVSAGVVMLGYLVMCRIDHFIERGGILESPQGRANQGVLVYGAPDVAEKINKMGMKCRNITAQSYPEDGCYSILFALSDEDKDNLAICHDAKSTDPGIAIVARCNTPNLRDIFINEGVDRLLSAGEPIDSLLTELWGADKGK from the coding sequence TTGATACTATTTTTGATTATAGTGTCTGCAGGTGTTGTTATGCTTGGTTATCTTGTCATGTGCCGCATTGATCATTTTATAGAGAGGGGCGGTATCCTTGAAAGCCCGCAGGGACGTGCCAATCAAGGCGTTTTGGTATATGGCGCACCGGATGTTGCGGAGAAAATAAATAAAATGGGTATGAAATGCAGAAATATTACAGCGCAATCCTATCCGGAGGATGGCTGTTATTCCATCCTGTTTGCTCTCTCTGATGAGGATAAAGACAACCTGGCAATATGCCATGATGCCAAAAGCACGGATCCCGGGATTGCAATTGTTGCGCGCTGCAATACACCGAATCTGCGGGATATCTTCATAAATGAGGGCGTGGACAGATTGCTTTCCGCAGGTGAGCCCATTGACTCTCTGCTGACAGAGCTTTGGGGCGCAGACAAAGGAAAATGA
- a CDS encoding TrkH family potassium uptake protein gives MPALFHKLRPEQAIALGFATVILLGAVLLMLPIAQNDGIDVPFIDALFTSTSAVCVTGLAAIDIADNFNVFGQAVVAALIQIGGLGVTSVGVSLILLARRKVTFKDRILVKEAMNLNSVGGIVKLVKSVLLMTLCFEGTGVLLNFIVFSQDYAPLHALWISVFHSIAAFNNSGYDILGGFRNLIPYQNNVLLNLTTTGLIIFGGLGFLVIREILSKRHFKKFSLHTKVVITMTATLLAVGTILLKATENISWLGAFFFSTSARTAGFSTYPLGEFSNAGLFLLIILMFIGASPGSTGGGIKTTTAFTIMKSAYSMATNKHCAAFKRRIPRETVRKAFIVFALALALVCLNSYLLSILEPRFTFIQLLFEVVSAFGTVGLSTGITPNLCAWSKTIIILTMYIGRLGPLTVAMIWYYRPLSYASYSEETITIG, from the coding sequence ATACCTGCATTATTTCATAAGTTACGGCCGGAACAGGCTATCGCCCTGGGATTTGCAACGGTCATTCTGTTGGGAGCCGTTCTTCTGATGCTTCCCATTGCACAAAACGACGGAATCGATGTCCCCTTCATTGATGCACTGTTTACCTCGACCAGCGCGGTCTGCGTTACCGGGTTGGCAGCCATTGATATCGCGGATAATTTTAATGTGTTCGGTCAGGCTGTTGTTGCAGCACTGATTCAGATTGGAGGCCTTGGCGTCACCTCTGTGGGGGTGAGCCTTATTCTTCTCGCCCGGAGAAAGGTCACCTTCAAGGATCGTATACTGGTAAAGGAAGCCATGAATCTGAATTCTGTGGGAGGAATTGTAAAGCTGGTAAAGTCTGTCCTCCTGATGACCCTGTGCTTTGAAGGAACGGGAGTGCTCCTGAACTTTATCGTTTTTTCACAGGATTACGCACCTTTGCACGCCTTATGGATCAGTGTTTTCCATTCTATTGCTGCCTTCAATAATTCCGGCTACGACATCCTGGGAGGATTCCGGAATCTGATACCTTATCAGAATAACGTACTGCTGAATCTGACGACCACAGGACTGATCATATTCGGCGGACTGGGTTTTCTGGTCATTCGTGAGATCCTTTCCAAACGGCACTTCAAAAAGTTCAGCCTGCACACGAAAGTCGTTATCACCATGACCGCTACGCTGCTGGCTGTCGGAACCATACTGCTGAAGGCAACGGAAAATATAAGCTGGCTGGGAGCATTCTTTTTCAGTACATCCGCAAGGACAGCCGGATTCAGTACTTATCCGTTGGGGGAGTTCTCCAATGCGGGACTGTTCCTGCTGATCATTCTGATGTTCATCGGAGCTTCCCCTGGATCCACCGGCGGCGGCATTAAAACAACCACCGCATTTACCATAATGAAGAGCGCATATAGTATGGCAACCAATAAGCATTGCGCTGCGTTTAAAAGGCGCATTCCAAGGGAAACGGTCCGAAAAGCCTTTATTGTTTTCGCACTGGCCCTGGCGTTGGTTTGCCTGAATTCCTATCTGCTTAGTATCCTCGAACCGCGGTTTACCTTTATTCAGCTGTTGTTCGAGGTGGTATCCGCGTTTGGTACCGTTGGCCTGTCCACCGGCATTACGCCGAACCTCTGCGCTTGGAGCAAGACTATTATCATACTGACCATGTATATCGGACGACTGGGTCCCCTTACCGTAGCCATGATATGGTATTACCGGCCATTGTCCTATGCCAGCTATTCGGAAGAAACGATTACGATCGGGTAA
- a CDS encoding TrkA family potassium uptake protein yields the protein MNQQKPIIEFGVIGLGRFGQALVKTLTDAGREVLVLDSSENKIKQIRNDTANAFVVQSLDRETLMDTGIQNCSTVIVCIGEKVDVSILTSLNIINMGVPRVISKAVSYEQGLVLEKVGAEVVYPEHDMAIRLANTLISSGTLISIELQNNLNISEMKITKKIEGQSVLQADLRRKYRLNIIAMEHNGNATSEITPDLVFHENDKIVVVGNCENIRKFELYMTSRS from the coding sequence ATGAATCAACAAAAACCAATTATAGAATTCGGCGTTATCGGACTTGGAAGATTCGGACAGGCATTGGTAAAAACCCTGACCGATGCCGGCAGGGAAGTGCTGGTGCTGGACAGCAGCGAAAATAAAATCAAACAGATAAGAAACGATACGGCAAACGCCTTTGTGGTTCAGTCCCTGGATAGGGAGACCCTGATGGATACCGGCATTCAGAACTGCAGCACCGTAATTGTCTGCATCGGAGAAAAAGTGGATGTCAGCATCCTGACAAGTCTCAACATCATCAACATGGGAGTGCCCCGGGTCATCTCCAAGGCAGTCTCCTATGAACAGGGCCTTGTTTTGGAAAAGGTTGGTGCCGAGGTTGTTTACCCGGAGCATGATATGGCAATCCGTCTGGCGAACACCCTGATCTCTTCGGGAACGCTGATATCCATTGAATTACAGAACAATCTCAATATCTCCGAAATGAAAATTACCAAAAAAATAGAAGGACAGTCCGTACTTCAGGCGGATCTGCGCCGAAAATACAGGCTGAACATCATCGCCATGGAGCATAATGGCAATGCAACGAGCGAGATTACTCCGGATCTGGTCTTCCATGAGAATGACAAGATTGTGGTAGTCGGCAACTGCGAGAATATCAGAAAGTTTGAATTGTATATGACCAGCAGAAGCTGA
- a CDS encoding extracellular solute-binding protein: MEKKLWRYLSVTLAVLLMMGVLSACATSPQTTGSSNKNKSKGSNQAADKAGSKTIHIMGPETGNPHIHFKDREKYSSWKEFQKLFKEKGLNPKFEVVANDQYQTTLQTRMASATDMPDFLNVTGLGDDTILNFVDKGTILPVNQIIDEHSDGTAKQFFAEGGKGARSNALNAAENGNVYWISQIQATTYDGKPGSTNQVISVRKDWLDKLNLEVPKTADDFYHMLKAFREKDANGNGQQDEVLAFNPAAWNNGIAQWFGLVNEISCFVIEDGKAVSPWYQPGIKDYFKYLNKLAKEGLMDTSTIGGGDPLDQVIAENKAGAIFDYCMQTWQEPGTGDPDAAYLPIGPLKATDAAEPILAIEPPYLSYNRWAFTKECKDLDVAGTLLDILCSDKYMELTQWGIEGETYEVKDGEKKLLPIALNASWEQAAKEGKEIGDLIWANGSIFPKRRFVPMENEISIVPEYKAEFQRNIIDYHPTTPLGKENYFPVPTQEQVQRRLELNTDLGTQSSQLATQLILGQISMDDWDSHIQSLKDLGLDEILKIDQTLLDRYKKNVKD, translated from the coding sequence TTGGAAAAAAAGCTTTGGAGGTACTTGTCGGTCACACTCGCTGTCTTGCTTATGATGGGTGTTCTCAGTGCTTGTGCCACAAGTCCACAAACAACGGGAAGTTCCAATAAGAATAAGTCAAAAGGAAGCAATCAGGCCGCAGACAAAGCCGGCAGCAAGACGATTCATATCATGGGTCCGGAGACTGGCAATCCCCATATTCACTTCAAAGATCGGGAAAAGTATAGCTCCTGGAAAGAATTTCAAAAGCTTTTTAAGGAAAAAGGACTCAATCCCAAGTTTGAAGTCGTTGCCAATGATCAGTATCAAACAACGCTGCAAACCCGTATGGCATCCGCAACGGATATGCCGGATTTTTTGAATGTAACCGGCTTGGGGGACGACACAATTCTGAATTTTGTGGACAAGGGAACAATCCTTCCCGTCAATCAGATTATCGATGAGCACAGTGATGGAACCGCTAAACAATTCTTTGCGGAAGGCGGAAAAGGCGCTCGTTCCAATGCATTGAATGCAGCAGAGAATGGGAATGTTTATTGGATCAGCCAGATCCAGGCGACAACATATGATGGGAAACCCGGTTCTACCAACCAGGTTATCTCCGTCCGAAAGGACTGGCTGGATAAATTGAATCTGGAAGTTCCAAAAACAGCGGATGATTTTTACCATATGCTGAAAGCATTCCGGGAGAAGGATGCAAACGGGAATGGACAGCAGGATGAAGTCCTTGCCTTTAATCCGGCTGCATGGAACAATGGAATAGCCCAATGGTTTGGACTGGTGAACGAGATTTCCTGCTTTGTCATAGAAGACGGGAAAGCAGTTTCCCCATGGTATCAGCCAGGAATCAAGGATTACTTTAAATATTTGAATAAACTGGCCAAAGAAGGACTGATGGATACCAGTACGATCGGTGGTGGGGACCCCCTGGATCAGGTGATTGCAGAGAATAAAGCAGGAGCAATCTTTGATTACTGCATGCAGACCTGGCAGGAGCCTGGCACAGGGGATCCGGACGCTGCCTATCTGCCGATTGGTCCGCTTAAAGCCACGGATGCGGCAGAACCAATCCTTGCTATTGAACCTCCGTATCTGTCCTATAATCGTTGGGCATTTACCAAAGAATGCAAGGATCTGGATGTGGCCGGTACTCTGCTGGATATTCTATGCAGCGACAAATATATGGAACTGACCCAGTGGGGCATAGAGGGAGAGACCTATGAAGTTAAGGACGGAGAGAAAAAACTGCTTCCCATTGCTCTGAATGCCAGTTGGGAACAAGCGGCAAAAGAAGGAAAAGAGATCGGAGATTTAATCTGGGCCAACGGAAGCATATTCCCGAAACGGAGATTCGTTCCCATGGAGAACGAAATCAGTATTGTGCCGGAGTACAAGGCAGAGTTTCAGCGTAATATCATAGATTATCATCCGACGACGCCGCTGGGAAAAGAAAACTATTTTCCCGTACCGACTCAGGAACAGGTACAACGTCGGTTGGAACTCAACACGGATTTGGGTACCCAATCCAGCCAGCTGGCAACACAGCTAATCCTGGGACAGATCTCTATGGATGATTGGGACAGTCATATTCAGAGCCTGAAAGATCTGGGATTGGATGAGATTCTTAAAATCGATCAGACCCTGCTGGATCGGTACAAAAAGAACGTGAAAGACTAA